From Mytilus edulis chromosome 8, xbMytEdul2.2, whole genome shotgun sequence, one genomic window encodes:
- the LOC139484894 gene encoding uncharacterized protein, protein MALSKQKEVQLDLFSCPICSETVKQPKILPCLHSFCKQCIHEHILNMGRNKTNKLTQFSCPVCKSVVKPKNVKATIDEWSASLQNNLILSIMIARNKEDKQQDCGACKRHQQQSMAKFWCKECDETFCDKCNTMHSWVKLSSTHLVVALEELESNTSGIDLHAVSEQCNTHPQNNIELFCFNHEQLCCIQCVSLNHRSCEHVKSIEEITGSDDVCDTLRDKLESIKYAAIKLLKEKEQQKSNFKAMTDITEEEATQCLEMVKSSLDRLFETFTKQLHLFRDDENTSSNIRIRLLEQLIASLDHWMSVDRVVRELGTRKQYFIHVDTLKKQLKASVRQIDKAIRNDHLLDLKFVKNEILEHLETAENIGRFDKIEKNDLAGQADDVFKCCKVLGVKLYPEYEDVRVELIETFHINGSDLCCGVCIGNDHIVLGTNSEQLQIVDKKTGTVVTNTELSGDPRRLCYDKEQNLIFVSCTSSQLYKAEIARDTIKEPKLLTFNNDDVGALCKYREDIYVVVDNAIKKFSSTASPDSSEGMTSVVSVNTDCSVNGMNIYRRKIVVTTKNNEIKCLTLQGDEVYCFDDEESKPIESIIVLSSGLTLFVNRANEGSLHVLSEDGSRHRRILDKFDNIKKPRDIFLDNDDDETLFVVGGEYMEMYRIKS, encoded by the coding sequence ATGGCGTTATCTAAACAGAAAGAGGTTCAGTTGGATTTATTTAGTTGTCCGATCTGTTCCGAAACAGTTAAACAGCCGAAAATTTTACCTTGTCTTCATTCGTTTTGTAAGCAATGCATACACGAACACATTCTAAACATGGGACGGAACAAGACTAATAAACTTACCCAGTTTTCATGTCCAGTTTGCAAATCAGTTGTAAAACCTAAAAATGTTAAAGCAACTATAGATGAATGGTCAGCGTCACTTCAAAATAATCTAATTCTATCAATTATGATTGCACGAAACAAAGAAGACAAGCAACAAGACTGTGGAGCTTGTAAACGACACCAACAACAATCCATGGCCAAGTTCTGGTGCAAAGAATGCGATGAAACGTTCTGTGACAAATGTAATACAATGCACAGCTGGGTGAAGCTTTCCTCTACACATCTTGTGGTTGCGCTTGAAGAACTGGAATCTAATACATCCGGAATCGACTTGCATGCGGTCTCGGAACAATGCAATACCCACCCACAGAATAACATTGAGCTTTTTTGTTTCAACCACGAACAATTATGCTGTATTCAGTGCGTCTCTTTGAACCATCGGAGCTGTGAACATGTTAAATCGATTGAAGAAATAACCGGTTCGGACGACGTTTGCGACACTCTTCGTGATAAACTGGAAAGCATTAAATACGCAGcaattaaacttttaaaagaaaaggAACAgcaaaaaagtaattttaaagcTATGACCGATATCACAGAAGAAGAAGCTACACAATGTCTTGAAATGGTAAAATCAAGCCTAGACCGTTTATTTGAAACATTTACGAAACAGTTGCACTTATTTCGTGACGATGAAAATACTAGTTCCAACATTCGAATACGTCTACTGGAACAATTAATTGCAAGTCTTGATCACTGGATGAGTGTTGACAGAGTTGTTAGAGAGCTGGGAAcaagaaaacaatattttatccACGTTGACACATTGAAGAAGCAACTCAAGGCAAGTGTTCGTCAAATAGACAAGGCCATCAGAAATGATCATTTACTTGACCTCAAATTCGTAAAGAATGAAATTTTAGAGCACTTGGAAACAGCAGAAAACATAGGtagatttgataaaattgagaaaaacgaTTTAGCTGGCCAAGCCGATGATGTATTCAAGTGCTGTAAAGTATTAGGCGTTAAACTTTATCCAGAATATGAGGATGTCAGAGTGGAATTAATTGAGACTTTTCACATCAATGGTTCAGATTTATGCTGCGGAGTGTGTATAGGAAATGACCACATTGTTCTTGGTACCAATTCGGAGCAACTTCAGATAGTTGACAAAAAAACTGGAACTGTTGTTACAAATACTGAGTTAAGCGGGGATCCTCGCCGTTTGTGTTACGACAAagaacaaaatttaatatttgtcTCGTGTACATCCAGTCAACTGTACAAAGCAGAGATAGCAAGGGACACCATTAAAGAACCAAAGTTGCTTACTTTTAATAACGATGATGTGGGAGCATTGTGTAAATACCGTGAGGACATTTATGTTGTGGTAGATAATGCCATTAAAAAATTCTCCTCGACTGCAAGCCCTGACAGTTCAGAGGGAATGACATCTGTCGTGTCTGTAAATACAGATTGCAGTGTCAATGGCATGAATATTTATCGGAGAAAAATTGTTGTTACTACCAAAAATAACGAAATTAAATGCCTAACGCTTCAAGGAGATGAAGTGTATTGCTTTGACGACGAAGAAAGTAAACCGATTGAAAGTATAATCGTGTTGTCATCCGGTTTAACTTTATTTGTTAATCGAGCTAACGAAGGATCATTGCATGTTCTCTCTGAAGACGGTTCCAGGCACAGAAGAATTCTTGACAAGTTCGATAATATTAAAAAACCTCGCGATATCTTTTTAGACAATGACGATGACGAAACATTGTTTGTTGTTGGTGGAGAGTACATGGAGATGTATAGAATTAAATCTTAA